CCCACTGGGCGATGATTTATTTTATCCGCAACACGTTCCATCACATCAACCAGTGCCCGTTGATTTATGTCGCCTGCAAAAACAACTATATCGGGCTGGGCGATCTCAAGAAGTTGTTTCCCGCCGGCTGGCTCCGTGGCGCCTGCAAACTGGCCGGGGTCACTTACCGCGAAGGTTACTTGCAGCATATGTGGCTTGAGGGCGATATCGCTCACCATACCAACACCTACGACAAAAAGACCTACGAGACCGACGAACAGGGTTTCCTGCTTAACCCCGAGGATTGGGATGAAAACTTCGCTGTCCACAAGGCCTACGAACTGGGCATCCCCGGCAACTTGAGCGAACGCCACTGGCAAATCGTCCGGTACCTGCGAAAAGTCTACGCCGAGTTGGGTGCGGTTCCGACAATCTACCAGACCTGCGAGGCCAACAGCGTCAGTCTCGACGAATGCCAGACGCTGTTCCCGGGCGGGTATCATCGCGGCGCCGTCAAAATCGCCGGACTTCGGGCGCACTGACCGCGTCGACCAATAGCCAC
This DNA window, taken from Bacteroidota bacterium, encodes the following:
- a CDS encoding TusE/DsrC/DsvC family sulfur relay protein encodes the protein MRTVVGKDRHYTVDDRGFLLDPEEWDEEFARVMAPEVGIDDGLSETHWAMIYFIRNTFHHINQCPLIYVACKNNYIGLGDLKKLFPAGWLRGACKLAGVTYREGYLQHMWLEGDIAHHTNTYDKKTYETDEQGFLLNPEDWDENFAVHKAYELGIPGNLSERHWQIVRYLRKVYAELGAVPTIYQTCEANSVSLDECQTLFPGGYHRGAVKIAGLRAH